The following coding sequences lie in one Acidimicrobiales bacterium genomic window:
- a CDS encoding glycosyltransferase family 4 protein: MLTQDRGGPVDLTVGLALELAGRPGVEVAVVGPPPVTSAGDVGDLLHPCSVPSKADVRAMAGLGRALRALRPDVVHAQDRRALLAVTVARAGRPVVATFHGLPDAAAGAWLRAGPLAGRPVPPGAAAALAADAALCRRAAATVVPSASLATFLRQRLKVPARRVHVVPNGVAARVPVEPGPVRRLVSVGSFAPPKAVPVLVRAFAAVAARHPGVTLDLVGDGDERAACQALAAELGVADRIGFPGYRTDVAERLRAADAFVLPSVNENLPLALLEAMATGLPCVASAVGGVPEALGGAGLLVRPGDEGDLAAALDRLCADPALAARLGRAAARRSARYTVDRCASAHLAVYRGVAGR, from the coding sequence GTGCTGACCCAGGACCGGGGCGGCCCGGTCGACCTGACCGTCGGCCTCGCCCTGGAGCTGGCCGGCCGGCCGGGGGTGGAGGTCGCCGTCGTCGGCCCGCCGCCGGTGACGAGCGCCGGCGACGTGGGCGACCTGCTCCACCCGTGCTCGGTCCCGTCCAAGGCCGACGTGCGGGCCATGGCCGGCCTCGGCCGCGCCCTGCGGGCCCTGCGCCCCGACGTCGTGCACGCCCAGGACCGGCGGGCCCTGCTGGCCGTGACCGTGGCCCGCGCCGGCCGGCCCGTCGTGGCCACGTTCCACGGCCTGCCCGACGCCGCCGCCGGCGCCTGGCTGCGGGCCGGTCCGCTGGCCGGGCGTCCGGTCCCGCCCGGCGCGGCGGCCGCCCTCGCCGCCGACGCCGCGCTGTGCCGGCGGGCGGCGGCCACCGTGGTCCCGTCGGCGTCGCTCGCGACCTTCCTGCGGCAGCGGCTGAAGGTGCCGGCCCGGCGGGTGCACGTCGTGCCCAACGGGGTCGCCGCCCGGGTGCCGGTCGAGCCGGGGCCGGTGCGCCGCCTCGTGTCGGTCGGCTCGTTCGCCCCGCCGAAGGCCGTGCCCGTGCTGGTGCGGGCGTTCGCGGCCGTCGCCGCCCGCCATCCCGGCGTCACCCTCGACCTCGTCGGTGACGGCGACGAGCGGGCCGCCTGCCAGGCGCTCGCCGCCGAGCTGGGCGTGGCCGACCGCATCGGCTTCCCCGGCTACCGCACGGACGTGGCCGAGCGCCTGCGGGCGGCCGACGCGTTCGTGCTGCCGTCGGTCAACGAGAACCTGCCGCTCGCCCTGCTGGAGGCCATGGCGACGGGGCTGCCGTGCGTGGCCAGCGCCGTCGGCGGGGTGCCCGAGGCCCTCGGCGGCGCCGGGCTGCTCGTGCGACCGGGCGACGAGGGCGACCTCGCCGCCGCCCTCGACCGCCTCTGCGCCGACCCCGCGC
- a CDS encoding O-antigen ligase family protein, with protein MIAVRRPADRRQAPAAALVAVTAVAAGALAGQAPGPAAFLAVAATAAAYASARPILALAAMVVSFVFEDWLATVGAVGILTPAKAVGLLAVAAWVVDWSVRGRPVRTAPALWAVVGLGVWVLAATATARDLERAVLVGSRYVMFAALFFLLLQAVDGDRDRAGLLLDVAVVSAAAAAAVGLAQFFGGAVDRARGPLDNPNDFGFVLASTIPLALVRFGAGGRVRKLVIGAAAGLTFAGVLGTYSRSALLGLGVAAVFAVVTRRLPIRVAVMVVGGLALAGFLAYRANPDVVDQALARKEAVADQNVRTRLGYWQVALAEWQSSPVLGVGPGNYESRFAEFGSRWLGDEVQPATHNAYLNVLAELGLPGLGLFLAFLGLSWRSLRRRPADDQATAVLRAALAASFVVALVGSLFLNEQFYAPLWFASALGAGLSDR; from the coding sequence GTGATCGCCGTCCGCCGCCCGGCCGACCGCCGCCAGGCGCCGGCCGCCGCGCTCGTCGCCGTCACCGCCGTCGCCGCCGGCGCGCTCGCCGGGCAGGCGCCGGGCCCGGCCGCCTTCCTGGCCGTGGCGGCGACGGCGGCCGCCTACGCCAGCGCCCGGCCCATCCTCGCCCTGGCCGCCATGGTCGTGTCGTTCGTGTTCGAGGACTGGCTGGCGACGGTCGGCGCCGTCGGCATCCTCACCCCGGCCAAGGCCGTCGGCCTCCTCGCCGTGGCCGCCTGGGTGGTGGACTGGTCGGTGCGGGGCCGGCCCGTGCGCACGGCGCCGGCGCTCTGGGCCGTCGTGGGCCTCGGCGTGTGGGTGCTGGCGGCGACGGCGACGGCGAGGGACCTGGAGCGGGCCGTGCTCGTCGGCAGCCGGTACGTGATGTTCGCGGCGCTGTTCTTCCTGCTGCTCCAGGCCGTCGACGGCGACCGGGACCGGGCCGGGCTGCTCCTCGACGTGGCCGTGGTCAGCGCGGCGGCGGCCGCCGCCGTCGGCCTCGCCCAGTTCTTCGGCGGCGCCGTCGACCGGGCGAGGGGCCCGCTCGACAACCCGAACGACTTCGGCTTCGTCCTCGCCAGCACCATCCCGCTGGCGCTGGTGCGCTTCGGCGCCGGCGGCCGGGTGCGCAAGCTGGTGATCGGCGCGGCCGCCGGGCTCACGTTCGCGGGCGTCCTCGGCACCTACTCTCGCTCGGCGCTGCTCGGCCTCGGCGTCGCCGCCGTGTTCGCCGTCGTCACCCGGCGCCTGCCCATCCGGGTGGCGGTGATGGTCGTCGGCGGCCTGGCCCTGGCCGGCTTCCTCGCCTACCGGGCCAACCCCGACGTGGTCGACCAGGCGCTGGCCCGCAAGGAGGCCGTCGCCGACCAGAACGTCCGCACCCGGCTGGGCTACTGGCAGGTGGCGCTGGCCGAGTGGCAGTCGTCGCCGGTGCTCGGCGTCGGCCCCGGCAACTACGAGTCGCGCTTCGCCGAGTTCGGCAGCCGCTGGCTGGGCGACGAGGTCCAGCCGGCCACCCACAACGCCTACCTGAACGTGCTGGCCGAGCTCGGGCTGCCCGGCCTCGGCCTGTTCCTCGCCTTCCTCGGCCTGTCGTGGCGGTCCCTGCGCCGCCGGCCGGCCGACGACCAGGCCACCGCCGTCCTCCGGGCCGCGCTGGCCGCCAGCTTCGTCGTCGCGCTCGTCGGATCGCTGTTCCTCAACGAGCAGTTCTACGCGCCCCTGTGGTTCGCGTCCGCCCTGGGCGCCGGCCTGTCCGACCGGTGA